Proteins encoded by one window of Arachis hypogaea cultivar Tifrunner chromosome 1, arahy.Tifrunner.gnm2.J5K5, whole genome shotgun sequence:
- the LOC112719806 gene encoding superoxide dismutase [Cu-Zn], chloroplastic-like translates to MKHGAPGDQICHAGDLGNIVANAYGVAEATIVDNQIPLIGPNLVVGRALVVHELEDDLGKGGKELSLSTGNAGGRLACGVVGLTPE, encoded by the exons ATGAAACATGGTGCTCCGGGAGATCAAATTTGCCATGCGGGTGACCTGGGAAACATAGTTGCTAATGCATATG GAGTTGCAGAAGCAACCATTGTCGACAATCAG ATACCACTGATTGGCCCCAATTTAGTAGTTGGAAGAGCCTTGGTGGTTCATGAGCTTGAGGATGACCTTGGAAAAG GTGGGAAAGAACTCAGCTTGAGCACTGGAAATGCTGGTGGAAGATTGGCATGTG GGGTTGTTGGTCTGACTCCAGAGTGA